One segment of Pseudoalteromonas rubra DNA contains the following:
- a CDS encoding ABC transporter ATP-binding protein, with protein sequence MKSLFKLFEKLGHKDTFDSQLTPAEHNLPFIRQCAKEFSGWIAIAFVISLFGGLLQIVTFDFLGDLVDWLDSASGSVQLNDKGHTLALVAVAIAVVIPTITLIKNLVFHQLLGPNLQKNTIIKLYRTLIASPASYHEEDDPGSTAIVIVDTSEAIIDVVLQFCGFAGFLLAFLGALLFYVGNIDGWLALPFLVWTGLFLAMLLGQWIPKAKTTNRLEAESCAQITGKFTERFARIRTVKMLSNADYEQQFAEKWATRHRRVVAKEFRVFSNFASVVGLLNGLLVVGTGALCLQLWMQGSISIGEFSMVLALVYRVISLSQWCQDEFDAFFVSWGQVTVGREVVNEFLEDVEPIEDEGNFNVPNGKITFKQVEFGYENKAPLFTDLSLKIKAGEKVGIIGPSGAGKSSLLNMLAGIDEIEEGAIYIDGKNIEDYSTDKVCSEISFLNQDIGLFNQSIYENVAFGLNNVSRDAVKQALAQANALTFVENYTDARGRTGLSAFIGENGGQLSGGQRQRLALARAILRNKKILLLDEATSALDPVLKAEFIASLKTLMKGKTVISVAHSYDVLAMMDRIIEIKDGKVTQDGRPEEVLEPVV encoded by the coding sequence ATGAAATCATTATTTAAGCTATTTGAAAAATTAGGTCACAAAGACACCTTTGACAGCCAGTTAACACCAGCAGAGCACAACCTGCCGTTTATTCGTCAGTGCGCCAAAGAGTTCTCTGGCTGGATAGCCATCGCCTTTGTTATTTCTTTGTTTGGCGGCCTGTTACAGATTGTGACGTTCGACTTTTTAGGCGACTTAGTCGACTGGCTGGATAGCGCAAGCGGCAGCGTACAGCTCAATGACAAAGGGCACACGCTGGCCCTCGTCGCGGTAGCCATCGCCGTGGTGATCCCCACCATCACCCTAATTAAAAACCTGGTGTTTCATCAGTTACTCGGACCAAACCTGCAAAAAAATACCATCATAAAACTGTATCGCACTCTGATTGCCTCTCCTGCCAGTTACCACGAAGAAGATGATCCTGGCTCAACCGCCATTGTCATTGTGGATACCTCCGAGGCGATTATCGATGTGGTATTACAGTTTTGTGGTTTTGCCGGGTTTTTACTGGCGTTTCTGGGGGCATTGCTGTTTTACGTCGGTAACATTGACGGCTGGCTGGCACTGCCTTTCCTTGTCTGGACCGGTCTGTTTTTGGCTATGCTACTGGGGCAATGGATCCCCAAAGCCAAAACCACCAACCGACTCGAAGCAGAAAGTTGCGCGCAGATCACCGGAAAGTTCACCGAGCGTTTTGCACGTATCCGCACTGTAAAAATGCTCTCGAACGCCGACTATGAACAACAGTTTGCCGAGAAATGGGCCACTCGACACCGTAGAGTGGTGGCAAAGGAATTCCGTGTGTTCTCTAACTTTGCCTCTGTGGTTGGGCTCCTAAATGGCCTGTTAGTGGTCGGTACGGGTGCATTGTGTTTGCAACTGTGGATGCAAGGCAGTATCTCAATTGGTGAATTTTCCATGGTGCTTGCCCTGGTTTACCGGGTGATATCGCTGTCACAATGGTGCCAGGACGAATTTGATGCCTTCTTTGTCTCCTGGGGTCAGGTTACGGTGGGCAGAGAGGTCGTCAACGAATTTCTGGAAGATGTAGAACCCATAGAAGACGAAGGCAATTTTAATGTCCCGAACGGGAAAATCACATTCAAACAGGTGGAGTTTGGCTATGAAAACAAAGCGCCGTTGTTCACCGATCTGTCTTTAAAAATCAAAGCCGGTGAAAAAGTCGGGATCATCGGCCCTTCCGGTGCGGGTAAATCGTCGCTCCTTAATATGCTTGCCGGCATTGACGAAATTGAAGAAGGCGCGATTTATATTGATGGTAAAAACATCGAAGACTACTCAACAGACAAAGTATGTAGTGAGATTAGCTTTTTGAACCAGGATATCGGCCTGTTTAATCAGAGCATTTATGAGAATGTGGCGTTTGGTTTGAATAACGTCAGCCGGGATGCTGTAAAACAGGCACTGGCACAGGCCAATGCTCTGACATTTGTAGAAAACTACACTGACGCCCGGGGTCGCACAGGCTTATCGGCCTTTATTGGTGAAAATGGCGGGCAACTGTCTGGTGGCCAGCGACAGCGTCTGGCACTGGCCAGAGCAATACTCAGAAATAAAAAGATCCTCTTACTGGACGAAGCAACCAGCGCCCTGGACCCGGTGCTTAAAGCTGAGTTTATCGCGTCTCTCAAAACACTAATGAAGGGTAAAACCGTGATTTCGGTTGCGCACTCTTATGACGTGCTCGCTATGATGGATCGCATTATTGAAATTAAAGACGGTAAAGTCACACAAGATGGCAGGCCAGAAGAAGTACTAGAACCTGTGGTCTGA
- the speE gene encoding polyamine aminopropyltransferase, translating into MTKINWHYEQMTSGVHIALRSEKDLVDVETEFQDVSIFETRHLGKVMRIDDGIQVTTKGEHIYHEMMAHVPILFHGNIKNVLIVGGGDGGSAREVLKHKSVENVVMVDIDEQIIQLSREFLPEINNGAFDDPRFVLRIGDGAEIISQYSDCFDLIILDAADPDGGASETLFTQSFFGNCLTALKADGILVAQGGTPYFEPYMMQSMVSRLTQAFNNPAGIYMGGCYDYFGGSHAFIWATRNGTIDTLSLEELESRFTQADIHTKYYSPEAHFGAFFLSKDMRNYVNQAVKCENVDELSMPEAGDWDDYTPATSNQSDDDE; encoded by the coding sequence ATGACTAAGATTAATTGGCATTACGAGCAAATGACAAGTGGTGTTCACATTGCACTTCGTTCAGAGAAAGATTTGGTCGACGTAGAAACCGAGTTCCAGGATGTCAGCATCTTCGAAACCCGTCACCTGGGTAAAGTAATGCGCATAGACGACGGTATTCAGGTCACCACCAAGGGTGAGCACATTTATCATGAAATGATGGCGCATGTCCCAATCCTGTTTCACGGCAACATTAAAAACGTGCTAATTGTGGGTGGCGGAGACGGCGGCAGTGCTCGTGAAGTCTTAAAGCATAAGAGCGTCGAAAACGTTGTGATGGTAGACATTGATGAACAAATCATTCAATTAAGCCGCGAGTTTTTACCCGAGATCAACAACGGCGCATTTGATGACCCCAGATTTGTATTGCGCATTGGGGATGGTGCAGAGATCATCTCTCAGTACAGTGATTGCTTTGATCTCATCATCCTGGATGCAGCAGATCCGGATGGCGGCGCATCAGAAACTCTGTTCACCCAATCTTTCTTTGGCAATTGCCTAACCGCACTTAAGGCGGACGGGATTTTGGTCGCACAAGGTGGCACACCGTACTTTGAACCCTACATGATGCAGTCTATGGTGTCGCGTTTGACCCAGGCGTTTAACAACCCTGCGGGCATTTATATGGGTGGCTGCTACGACTATTTTGGCGGCTCTCATGCATTTATCTGGGCAACACGCAATGGCACCATAGACACGCTATCACTTGAAGAGCTGGAATCACGCTTTACCCAGGCCGACATTCACACTAAATACTATTCACCTGAGGCCCACTTTGGTGCTTTCTTCCTGTCAAAAGACATGCGAAATTACGTTAATCAGGCTGTGAAATGCGAAAATGTGGATGAGCTGTCGATGCCAGAAGCCGGTGACTGGGATGACTACACCCCGGCAACGTCCAATCAGAGTGACGATGACGAGTAA
- the speD gene encoding adenosylmethionine decarboxylase, translating to MTIPSPESQSVYPLGQHIIVDLFDASNLIGEAHIEKMMIECANAANATILKTHLHPFETNGGVSGMIILAESHISIHTWPEYNFAAMDIFMCGEAQPELCLPVIEACFQPGRMVINTLTRGGSVSRTGAFQPLLDNQLHATLKTA from the coding sequence ATGACTATCCCCTCACCAGAGTCACAGTCGGTTTACCCTTTGGGTCAGCACATTATTGTCGACCTGTTTGATGCTTCTAACCTGATAGGTGAAGCGCACATAGAAAAGATGATGATTGAGTGTGCCAACGCTGCAAACGCCACCATTTTGAAAACCCATTTACACCCATTTGAAACCAACGGCGGTGTGTCGGGCATGATCATTCTGGCCGAAAGCCATATTTCTATTCACACCTGGCCGGAGTACAACTTTGCTGCCATGGACATTTTTATGTGTGGTGAAGCGCAGCCTGAACTGTGTCTGCCAGTGATAGAGGCGTGTTTTCAGCCGGGCCGAATGGTCATTAATACCCTCACCCGGGGTGGCTCTGTGAGTCGCACCGGAGCATTTCAGCCCCTGTTAGATAACCAGTTACACGCAACCCTTAAAACCGCATAA
- a CDS encoding diacylglycerol/lipid kinase family protein has translation MLVVYKPGSGRKLQRHVRWLRAQAEQRQITLSWYETTGFYGRDNEAIRLLLQTESSVVVVGGDGTINLVVNAMCGKSAQLACLPAGTGNDFCRQFGYTEKQWRETVFSSHSIALDLGAIGERCFVNIAGVGFNADVVQSLRGQKYGGALSYVWGGLKQLFCAPTIELKTAQGRGLTQGMMLLLANGRFFAAGLQPAPLAQLQDGQLECVWFSAKTWWQRLIVFAAMLVGCHQRLPWVHREKRTQLDIVTPGLAVEADGDLVATTPVTIRSLPGAIQLRSLPGTASSG, from the coding sequence TTGTTAGTTGTATATAAACCGGGAAGTGGGCGGAAATTGCAACGCCATGTACGTTGGTTACGCGCGCAGGCTGAGCAACGCCAGATCACCCTCAGCTGGTATGAGACGACCGGGTTTTATGGCCGGGACAATGAGGCGATCCGTTTGCTGCTCCAGACTGAGTCATCGGTGGTGGTGGTCGGGGGCGATGGGACCATCAACCTGGTTGTCAATGCGATGTGTGGAAAGTCGGCTCAGCTGGCATGTCTGCCAGCAGGCACGGGCAATGATTTTTGCCGTCAGTTTGGTTACACAGAAAAGCAATGGCGTGAGACGGTCTTTTCATCGCACAGTATCGCATTGGACCTGGGCGCAATAGGCGAGCGCTGTTTTGTAAATATTGCCGGAGTGGGATTTAATGCCGACGTTGTGCAAAGCCTGCGAGGACAAAAGTATGGCGGGGCACTGAGCTATGTCTGGGGCGGCCTTAAACAGTTGTTTTGTGCGCCAACTATTGAGCTCAAAACGGCTCAGGGCAGGGGCTTAACACAGGGCATGATGTTACTTTTGGCCAATGGCCGTTTTTTTGCTGCCGGGCTGCAACCTGCACCTTTAGCACAGTTGCAGGATGGTCAGTTGGAGTGTGTGTGGTTTTCTGCCAAAACCTGGTGGCAGCGGCTGATTGTGTTTGCGGCGATGCTGGTGGGATGTCATCAGCGCTTACCCTGGGTGCACCGGGAAAAGCGCACCCAACTGGATATTGTGACGCCGGGGCTGGCCGTGGAGGCAGACGGCGACCTGGTGGCAACAACGCCGGTGACGATCCGCAGCCTGCCTGGGGCCATACAACTCAGGAGTTTGCCCGGGACGGCGTCGTCGGGCTGA
- a CDS encoding DMT family transporter yields MNNVFLYTITVLIWGSTWLAIEFQLGTVDEVVSLFYRFAISAACMWCYVLIKRPPMRYSLTDHGFFMLLALGNFGLNYLFLYWAQGSLTSAMASIAFSLLLVANIVNTRLFFAKPIAGRIYLGAALGLGGIVSLFWQDLVNADLNSDAFIGLLLALAGMFIASLGNMVSVRNSNRQIGVLQGNAWGMLYSALFLGGYVAFSPLQFSIEADAQYWGSLLYLSVFGTVIAFACYFHLLKNIGPEKASYLIVLFPLVAVTLSTWFEGFVWQLNTFIGFSLVLIGNAIVLTPYQRIRAWLSPTTPSRANS; encoded by the coding sequence ATGAATAACGTTTTTCTGTATACGATTACCGTCCTGATCTGGGGCTCCACCTGGCTGGCGATCGAATTCCAGCTGGGTACGGTAGACGAAGTGGTCTCTTTGTTTTACCGCTTCGCAATCTCTGCTGCTTGCATGTGGTGTTATGTGCTGATCAAACGCCCGCCGATGCGATACTCACTCACGGATCATGGCTTCTTTATGCTGCTGGCACTGGGTAACTTTGGCTTAAATTACCTCTTCCTGTACTGGGCGCAAGGCAGCCTGACCTCCGCAATGGCTTCCATTGCCTTTTCACTATTACTGGTCGCTAATATCGTCAATACCCGATTGTTTTTTGCCAAGCCCATTGCGGGCCGCATCTACCTTGGTGCAGCACTGGGGCTCGGTGGCATCGTCAGCTTATTTTGGCAAGACTTGGTCAATGCCGATCTCAACAGCGACGCTTTCATCGGGTTACTGCTGGCACTGGCTGGTATGTTTATCGCCTCGCTCGGCAACATGGTCAGTGTGCGTAATTCCAATCGCCAGATTGGGGTGTTGCAGGGGAATGCCTGGGGTATGCTGTATAGCGCGCTATTTTTAGGCGGTTATGTGGCGTTCAGCCCATTACAGTTTAGTATTGAGGCCGATGCGCAATATTGGGGGTCGTTATTGTACCTGTCGGTGTTTGGCACAGTGATCGCGTTTGCCTGTTACTTCCACTTGCTAAAAAACATTGGCCCGGAAAAAGCCAGCTACCTGATTGTGCTATTTCCGCTGGTCGCAGTGACACTCAGTACCTGGTTTGAAGGGTTTGTCTGGCAACTCAACACCTTTATCGGATTCTCTTTGGTCCTGATTGGTAACGCCATCGTACTCACACCGTACCAGCGTATTCGCGCCTGGCTCAGCCCGACGACGCCGTCCCGGGCAAACTCCTGA
- a CDS encoding PLP-dependent aminotransferase family protein, with protein MNHTTLKPGYLYQQVITVIRDMAEQGLLNPGDKLPSLRAMASRLRVSIPTVQQAYQHLEMSGQIVAREKSGYFLQDGQQAATPQRSKLPAKPVMVNKQQLIEHVYEGIHLSDVAPLGLANPVAASSPQQALARSMRQAMRQAQARMLDYGAIDGLKMLKAQVVQYYLALGLTVNSDELIITNGAQEAIAIALQCVTQPGDIVAIESPCYFGIVELVENLGLKAIEIPVCPDDGIWLDDLSAALARHPIKACLFSTSINNPLGSQMPESRMQQLLQLLRAHDVVLIEDDVYGDLYFGEQRVRPAQCFAQPGEVLTCSSFSKTVAPGYRVGWMLAGPHSARAKRFKRALSCSAPMMNQWALADFMASGEFQRHLRQLRKRLFDNKQKMRLAVQKYFPDHVRVSDPKGGCVLWLDLGEEYDGGLFFQLALQAGISVAPGAIFSAYERYRSCVRISYGLPWCDNMEGYVRTLGELVAQAKKQPHMK; from the coding sequence ATGAATCATACGACTTTAAAGCCTGGTTACTTATATCAGCAAGTGATTACCGTAATACGTGACATGGCCGAACAGGGGTTGCTCAACCCGGGCGATAAATTACCGTCGCTAAGGGCCATGGCAAGCCGGTTGCGGGTCAGTATTCCCACCGTTCAGCAGGCTTACCAGCACCTTGAAATGTCGGGTCAGATTGTGGCGCGTGAGAAGTCGGGGTATTTTTTGCAAGATGGTCAACAGGCGGCGACACCACAGCGCAGCAAATTACCGGCTAAGCCTGTGATGGTAAACAAGCAGCAGCTGATTGAACACGTGTATGAAGGGATCCATTTGTCGGATGTTGCCCCGCTGGGGCTGGCAAACCCCGTTGCAGCGTCAAGCCCGCAACAGGCGCTGGCCAGAAGTATGCGCCAGGCAATGCGACAGGCTCAGGCGCGTATGCTGGACTACGGAGCCATTGATGGCCTGAAGATGCTTAAAGCACAGGTGGTGCAATATTATCTGGCATTGGGACTGACGGTGAATAGTGATGAGCTGATCATCACCAATGGTGCCCAGGAAGCGATAGCCATTGCGCTACAGTGTGTCACTCAACCCGGAGACATAGTGGCCATTGAGTCACCTTGTTACTTTGGGATTGTTGAGCTGGTCGAAAACCTCGGTCTGAAAGCGATCGAAATTCCCGTTTGTCCGGATGATGGCATTTGGCTCGATGATCTCAGTGCCGCTCTGGCACGGCATCCGATCAAGGCCTGTCTGTTCTCAACCAGTATCAATAATCCACTGGGCAGTCAGATGCCTGAATCTCGCATGCAGCAGTTGTTGCAGCTGCTCCGTGCGCACGATGTGGTGCTGATCGAAGATGATGTATATGGAGACCTGTATTTTGGTGAGCAAAGAGTCAGGCCTGCACAGTGCTTTGCTCAACCGGGTGAGGTACTGACCTGCTCGTCGTTTTCTAAAACGGTGGCGCCAGGCTATCGTGTTGGCTGGATGCTGGCAGGGCCACACAGCGCCCGGGCAAAGCGCTTTAAGCGGGCACTGAGCTGCTCTGCACCTATGATGAATCAATGGGCACTGGCAGACTTTATGGCCAGTGGTGAGTTTCAGCGTCATTTGCGACAACTTCGTAAGCGCCTGTTTGATAATAAGCAAAAGATGCGCCTGGCGGTTCAGAAGTATTTTCCTGACCATGTTCGTGTCAGTGATCCCAAAGGGGGATGTGTGTTATGGCTGGACCTGGGGGAAGAATATGACGGTGGGCTGTTTTTTCAGCTGGCCCTGCAGGCGGGGATCAGTGTCGCACCCGGTGCGATATTCAGTGCGTATGAGCGGTACCGAAGTTGTGTGCGGATCAGCTACGGTTTACCCTGGTGCGATAACATGGAAGGTTATGTTCGCACCCTGGGTGAGTTGGTAGCTCAGGCAAAAAAGCAGCCACACATGAAATAA
- a CDS encoding DUF2884 family protein, whose translation MKTMLLASTLVLSTQVAAHSDSHFSVSTDECAVDFKNDVHITPDQVYIKNGSGQPLMIDAQGFLYIADQPVSLSQDERVAMQAYADTLRGELPKVASIALQGVELAGVAIEEVASAFNLHGFESLSGLMDELHTEIEGAFYQQGTFVMGEQTFNEFGEHFEHQFEEKIEQAVEGAMMESIGSLLVAIGSEMVSSGGDMARFEQRMENLGTEIEQKIAYQADLLEQQADALCGNFKSIAEQESQLSAMIPQMKGYQLFAYR comes from the coding sequence ATGAAAACCATGCTGCTTGCTTCAACTCTGGTTTTGTCCACTCAGGTCGCTGCCCATTCAGATAGCCACTTTTCTGTCAGCACAGATGAATGTGCCGTCGATTTTAAAAACGACGTACACATTACGCCCGATCAGGTGTACATCAAAAACGGCTCAGGTCAGCCTTTGATGATAGATGCTCAGGGCTTTCTTTATATCGCGGATCAACCCGTGTCACTGAGCCAGGATGAACGCGTGGCCATGCAAGCATATGCGGATACCCTCAGAGGCGAACTGCCCAAAGTCGCTAGTATTGCATTGCAAGGCGTGGAACTGGCCGGCGTTGCCATTGAGGAAGTCGCCAGTGCCTTTAATCTGCATGGCTTCGAGTCGCTGTCAGGCCTGATGGATGAGCTGCACACTGAAATCGAAGGCGCGTTTTATCAGCAAGGTACTTTCGTGATGGGTGAACAAACCTTTAATGAATTTGGTGAACACTTTGAGCATCAGTTTGAAGAAAAAATAGAGCAAGCCGTTGAAGGTGCCATGATGGAATCCATAGGCAGCCTGCTGGTTGCTATCGGATCTGAAATGGTCAGCTCAGGTGGCGATATGGCGCGGTTCGAGCAACGGATGGAAAATCTGGGTACCGAGATTGAACAAAAAATCGCATATCAGGCAGACTTGCTGGAACAGCAGGCTGATGCCTTGTGTGGCAACTTCAAATCCATCGCAGAGCAGGAGTCACAGCTCAGTGCAATGATCCCCCAGATGAAAGGGTATCAGTTATTCGCTTATCGCTAA
- a CDS encoding PA3496 family putative envelope integrity protein produces the protein MGKTFSYDPLDDDYEDDFGSLDKELQAQQKKQVKRRLDDYLEQKRLKRNLGEDDLDFLDD, from the coding sequence GTGGGTAAAACATTTTCCTATGATCCGTTAGATGATGATTATGAAGACGACTTTGGGTCGTTGGATAAAGAACTACAGGCACAGCAAAAGAAACAGGTGAAACGTCGCCTGGATGATTATCTGGAGCAAAAACGCCTGAAGCGCAATCTTGGCGAGGACGATTTAGACTTTTTAGATGACTGA
- a CDS encoding c-type cytochrome — translation MRTTLLLTSLLTGLSLNVQASSLFEKPEDAIEYRKAAFQLIRYQIGDMGDMLKGKVPFDAERFKQRANNAAHLSAMPWEAFPAGSDKGATDALPAIWSDRATFDKKAQAFADYAQKLAVAAESGDKKVIGAAFKNWAKGCKDCHNSFKD, via the coding sequence ATGAGAACTACACTATTATTAACAAGTTTATTAACCGGACTGTCTTTAAATGTACAGGCAAGCTCACTATTCGAAAAACCAGAAGACGCTATCGAATACCGTAAAGCGGCATTTCAACTGATCCGTTATCAGATTGGTGATATGGGTGACATGCTCAAAGGTAAAGTCCCGTTTGATGCTGAACGTTTTAAACAACGTGCTAACAACGCTGCGCATTTATCAGCGATGCCATGGGAAGCCTTCCCGGCAGGTTCAGACAAGGGGGCAACAGACGCACTGCCGGCCATCTGGTCTGACAGAGCAACGTTTGATAAAAAAGCACAAGCTTTTGCAGACTACGCACAAAAGCTGGCTGTTGCAGCAGAGTCAGGCGACAAAAAAGTCATTGGCGCGGCATTTAAGAATTGGGCGAAAGGCTGTAAAGATTGCCACAACTCATTTAAAGACTAA